In a genomic window of Arcticibacter tournemirensis:
- a CDS encoding methyltransferase, TIGR04325 family — translation MSLFGKLKKKPKEKYGWFGDYATWEEAAAHGEGFAKSNILEKTKAALLKVKNGEAVYERDSVLFDKKEYPFPLISFLLHSAFENGAPLNILDFGGSLGSTYFQVKEFLSNQVCSSWNVVEQAHYVECGKEYFEDGLLRFFHSIEECNAKYKTDLMILSGVIQYLPEPHTFLEELVGLGYKYIIIDRTAFIDRGKDRLTIQNVWPSVYEASYPAWFFNEYDFLKHFNERYTLEAEFSTYVQGESIIQIDGVPAGYDKGFYLKKH, via the coding sequence ATGAGCCTGTTTGGAAAACTAAAGAAAAAGCCTAAAGAAAAATATGGCTGGTTTGGCGATTATGCTACCTGGGAGGAAGCTGCTGCTCATGGAGAGGGGTTTGCAAAGAGCAACATCCTTGAGAAGACGAAGGCCGCACTTTTAAAAGTGAAAAATGGAGAAGCGGTTTATGAAAGAGACTCGGTGCTTTTCGATAAGAAGGAATACCCGTTCCCTCTAATATCGTTTCTGCTTCATAGCGCTTTTGAGAACGGTGCTCCTTTGAATATACTTGATTTTGGAGGGTCTCTTGGCAGTACCTATTTCCAGGTAAAGGAATTTTTAAGTAATCAGGTTTGCTCAAGCTGGAATGTTGTGGAACAAGCCCATTACGTGGAGTGCGGCAAGGAGTATTTTGAAGACGGACTGCTGCGTTTTTTTCATTCAATTGAGGAATGTAACGCGAAGTATAAGACTGATTTGATGATATTGTCGGGTGTAATTCAGTATTTACCCGAGCCGCATACTTTTCTTGAGGAGTTAGTCGGCTTAGGATACAAGTATATTATCATTGACCGAACTGCCTTTATCGATAGAGGGAAAGACCGTTTAACCATTCAGAACGTATGGCCCTCCGTATATGAAGCGTCCTATCCTGCATGGTTCTTTAACGAATATGATTTCCTGAAGCATTTTAACGAAAGGTATACACTCGAAGCGGAGTTCAGCACTTATGTGCAGGGCGAATCCATCATTCAGATTGATGGCGTGCCTGCTGGATATGATAAGGGTTTTTACTTAAAAAAGCACTAG
- a CDS encoding glycosyltransferase family 2 protein encodes MIKRNGLDKNDSPLISIITVTFNAGRHLQQCIDSIQSQSYPAIEHIIIDGGSTDDTLEILERNNDSIAFWKSEPDNGIFNAMNKGLEHVKGDWIYFLGADDSLYPEFSQLAVLLKDSKTIYYGQCSWGDMILGGEFTRYRLTKDCICHHSVIYPKRVFEKYQYSEKYPTGGDHLLNIQCWNDPEFQKEYHPILIANFAQGGVSQFTPDPLFDEDFPGIVKKHCSFPVYLRYKWKQLKSRKK; translated from the coding sequence ATGATAAAACGAAACGGCTTGGATAAAAACGATTCTCCTCTGATCAGCATCATCACGGTTACATTTAACGCAGGCAGACACCTTCAACAATGCATCGATAGCATTCAGTCGCAATCTTATCCTGCGATAGAGCATATTATTATTGATGGCGGGAGTACGGATGACACTCTCGAAATCCTTGAACGGAACAACGATAGCATAGCATTCTGGAAAAGCGAACCTGACAACGGCATCTTTAATGCTATGAATAAAGGTCTGGAACATGTGAAAGGCGACTGGATCTATTTCCTTGGAGCTGATGACAGTCTCTATCCCGAATTTTCCCAGCTTGCTGTTCTTCTGAAGGACTCAAAAACGATCTATTACGGTCAATGCTCGTGGGGCGACATGATCCTGGGAGGTGAGTTTACTCGGTATCGACTTACAAAAGACTGCATTTGCCACCACAGCGTAATTTATCCCAAAAGGGTTTTCGAAAAATATCAGTACAGTGAAAAATATCCAACCGGGGGAGATCATTTGCTCAATATCCAGTGCTGGAATGATCCTGAATTCCAGAAGGAGTATCATCCGATTCTAATTGCTAACTTTGCGCAGGGAGGAGTTTCTCAATTTACTCCCGATCCGCTTTTTGATGAGGATTTCCCGGGGATTGTAAAAAAACACTGCAGCTTTCCCGTATATCTCAGATACAAGTGGAAACAGTTAAAGTCTAGAAAGAAATAA
- a CDS encoding nucleotide-diphospho-sugar transferase — MSAYHTSSPVLFLIFNRPDTTQLVFNQIRNAQPSRLYIAADGPRDSRPDDRTLCAQARSVIDNIDWSCEVKTLFREENLGCKYAVSESLDWFFKQEEEGIILEDDCLPSEDFFRFCDVLLEKYRYDTRIFQIAGCNFQQGRKWGDASYYFSNLLEVWGWASWRRVWQLYDPDLLQFDERDIITSLDVLFNEPLVTKEYADIFKRLKANEIDTWDYQLKFINFFNNGLCAIPNDNLVSNIGFREDATHTVDLDGRVANLPHGKPEKVLRHPHVILPSKMADLAILDVEFSIEKKKQKEKRISRRIKRWLFKR; from the coding sequence ATGTCCGCATACCATACGTCTTCGCCGGTTCTTTTCCTTATATTCAACAGGCCCGATACCACTCAACTCGTTTTTAATCAGATACGTAATGCACAGCCTTCGAGGCTATATATTGCAGCTGACGGTCCGAGAGACAGCCGGCCTGATGATAGAACTTTGTGTGCACAGGCGCGCAGTGTAATAGATAATATCGATTGGTCCTGCGAAGTTAAGACCCTATTTCGCGAAGAGAATCTGGGTTGCAAATATGCTGTTTCAGAATCGCTCGACTGGTTTTTTAAACAAGAAGAAGAAGGCATCATACTCGAGGATGACTGCCTGCCATCTGAAGACTTTTTCAGATTTTGCGACGTACTCCTGGAGAAATATCGGTATGATACCCGCATTTTCCAGATAGCAGGTTGTAATTTTCAGCAAGGCAGGAAGTGGGGAGATGCGAGCTATTACTTTTCGAACCTCCTGGAAGTTTGGGGGTGGGCAAGCTGGAGACGGGTATGGCAGTTATACGATCCTGATCTGCTTCAGTTTGATGAAAGAGATATTATAACAAGTCTCGATGTCCTATTTAACGAACCACTTGTAACTAAGGAATATGCGGATATATTTAAACGACTTAAGGCCAACGAAATAGACACCTGGGATTATCAGCTAAAGTTTATCAATTTCTTCAACAACGGACTTTGCGCCATACCGAATGACAACCTGGTTTCAAACATTGGCTTTCGTGAAGATGCAACGCACACAGTAGATCTCGATGGCCGGGTCGCTAACCTGCCTCACGGTAAGCCGGAGAAAGTCCTGCGGCATCCTCACGTCATATTGCCGTCTAAAATGGCCGACCTTGCGATATTGGATGTTGAGTTCTCCATCGAAAAGAAGAAACAGAAGGAAAAGCGTATCAGCCGCAGAATCAAACGATGGCTGTTTAAACGATAA